One stretch of Tepiditoga spiralis DNA includes these proteins:
- a CDS encoding S4 domain-containing protein, whose translation MRLDKFLMNSKIVKRRVLAHDLCEGGKVKKNEKILKPSYKLKENDLITIELANRVITIKIKENTSFEILKEHRK comes from the coding sequence ATGAGATTGGATAAGTTTTTAATGAACTCAAAGATTGTAAAAAGGCGTGTTTTAGCTCATGATTTGTGTGAAGGAGGAAAGGTCAAAAAAAATGAAAAAATTTTAAAACCATCATATAAATTAAAGGAAAATGATTTAATAACTATTGAACTTGCAAATAGAGTAATAACAATAAAAATAAAAGAAAATACTTCTTTTGAAATTTTAAAAGAACATAGAAAATAA
- a CDS encoding ABC transporter substrate-binding protein, translated as MKKLLVLFVVVFAALAMFADDVEWLVENVSGGQRGGTLYLTTTDGPKTLNSYQAQETSSTDILAWLFDSAMQSNNKGITSLQAMAKSFSVEETQSGTFTGVKYTFTLRKGLKWSDGVPITADDFVFTAEKIAFVNEMTANGNGAYLDDKDNLPVVKKVDDYTVTFTYEKSKFRQGYTMLGGMTIFPKHYFADKVDTPEHFKQTWTVDQIDKLVTSGPFILSEYKEGVRLVLKRNPYYYAKSKDGVQLPYLDEVVYNIVPNTNTELLKFEAGESDIFAPNAKDFPQIKSEASEKGWNVVVGGPALGSQFIAFNFNAPDKYKRAWFRNVNFRKAIAFAFDKQSIIDNLYNGLGVPLYGPTSSSSGFYDPEVENLGYRFSISKAKRYLKKAGFTWNADGKLVDKDGNIVKYTLSTNVGNNVREEIGNILSDSLAKLGIEVVFRPIAFNTLVQKLFGGDWDSIIIGLTGGVDLGDGWNVNRLDGGLHFWNYSPESQKWVDKDDYFVPDYEKRIDEIFKEQAVTLNQDKLKELFNEYQMLVAQNQILVYTVAQNYLVAYKKSVHIFNPTPSPAAPTLWKRYCIWKETK; from the coding sequence ATGAAGAAACTTTTAGTGTTGTTTGTTGTTGTTTTTGCAGCATTGGCTATGTTTGCTGATGATGTTGAATGGTTAGTTGAAAATGTTAGCGGAGGTCAAAGAGGTGGAACATTATATTTAACAACCACTGATGGCCCAAAAACTTTAAACTCTTATCAAGCACAAGAAACTTCAAGTACAGATATATTAGCATGGTTATTTGATTCTGCTATGCAAAGTAATAATAAAGGTATTACTTCATTACAAGCTATGGCAAAATCTTTTAGCGTAGAAGAAACACAAAGCGGTACATTCACTGGTGTTAAATACACATTCACCTTAAGAAAAGGCTTAAAATGGTCTGATGGTGTACCAATAACAGCTGATGATTTTGTTTTTACAGCAGAAAAAATTGCATTTGTTAATGAAATGACAGCAAATGGAAATGGTGCTTATCTTGATGATAAAGATAACTTACCTGTAGTAAAAAAAGTTGATGATTACACTGTAACATTTACTTATGAAAAATCAAAATTCAGACAAGGTTACACAATGCTTGGTGGAATGACTATATTCCCAAAACATTATTTTGCTGATAAAGTTGATACACCTGAACATTTTAAACAAACATGGACTGTAGATCAAATTGATAAATTAGTTACTTCTGGACCATTTATTTTATCAGAATATAAAGAAGGCGTTAGATTAGTATTAAAAAGAAACCCTTATTACTATGCAAAATCTAAAGACGGAGTACAATTACCTTATTTAGATGAAGTTGTATACAATATAGTTCCTAATACTAATACAGAATTACTTAAGTTTGAAGCTGGTGAATCTGATATCTTTGCACCAAATGCAAAAGATTTCCCACAAATTAAATCAGAAGCTTCTGAAAAAGGTTGGAATGTTGTTGTTGGTGGACCAGCACTCGGTTCTCAATTTATTGCATTTAACTTTAATGCTCCAGACAAATATAAAAGAGCATGGTTTAGAAACGTAAACTTTAGAAAAGCTATTGCATTTGCTTTTGATAAACAATCAATAATTGATAATCTTTACAATGGATTAGGAGTACCTCTTTATGGACCAACTTCTTCTTCATCAGGATTCTATGATCCAGAAGTAGAAAACTTAGGTTACAGATTCTCAATTTCAAAAGCTAAGAGATACTTGAAAAAAGCAGGATTTACATGGAATGCAGACGGTAAATTAGTTGATAAAGATGGAAATATTGTTAAATACACACTTTCAACAAATGTTGGTAACAATGTAAGAGAAGAAATTGGAAATATTTTATCTGACTCTCTTGCTAAACTTGGTATAGAAGTTGTATTTAGACCTATTGCATTCAATACTCTCGTTCAAAAGTTATTTGGTGGAGATTGGGATTCAATAATTATAGGTCTTACAGGTGGAGTAGATCTCGGTGACGGTTGGAATGTAAATAGATTAGACGGTGGTCTTCATTTCTGGAACTATAGCCCTGAAAGTCAAAAATGGGTAGATAAAGATGATTATTTTGTTCCTGATTATGAAAAGAGAATTGATGAAATCTTCAAAGAACAAGCAGTTACTTTAAATCAAGACAAATTAAAAGAACTTTTCAATGAATATCAAATGTTAGTAGCTCAAAATCAAATATTAGTTTATACAGTAGCTCAAAATTACTTAGTTGCTTATAAAAAATCAGTACATATATTCAACCCAACACCATCTCCAGCAGCACCAACACTTTGGAAAAGATACTGTATTTGGAAAGAAACAAAATAA
- a CDS encoding tRNA1(Val) (adenine(37)-N6)-methyltransferase, which yields MIEVLKKKFIEIDNVYRKLKIKAPSKTHMPNHASSFLILTSTIKNNMKVIEFGSGTGHVSICLSKLYNINITGIELQKDLFTSSIKNAAINDSKVNFINDDVKNIKKYFLAESFDYIISNPPHYSGGIISKNVDRKTARTLEKNTLINFLDSTKYLLKNKKICNFVIHPSIFTDFINIAKSKKLEPQEMYIGYGKKDGEAQLISIIMRKNGGTNFKIHPPIYLISSN from the coding sequence TTGATTGAAGTTTTAAAGAAAAAATTTATTGAAATAGATAATGTGTATAGAAAATTAAAAATAAAAGCACCTTCTAAAACTCACATGCCAAATCATGCGAGTTCTTTTTTAATATTAACATCTACTATTAAAAATAATATGAAAGTAATCGAATTTGGAAGTGGAACTGGTCACGTATCTATTTGCTTATCAAAACTTTATAACATAAATATAACAGGTATTGAGCTACAAAAAGATTTATTTACAAGTTCTATAAAAAATGCTGCAATTAATGATTCTAAAGTAAATTTTATAAATGATGATGTGAAAAATATAAAGAAGTATTTTTTAGCTGAAAGTTTTGATTATATAATATCAAATCCACCACATTATTCAGGAGGAATAATCAGCAAAAATGTTGATAGAAAAACGGCAAGAACATTAGAAAAAAATACTTTGATAAATTTTTTAGATTCTACAAAGTACTTATTAAAAAATAAAAAAATATGTAACTTTGTAATTCATCCATCAATATTTACAGACTTTATAAATATTGCTAAAAGTAAAAAATTAGAACCTCAAGAAATGTATATTGGATATGGGAAAAAAGATGGAGAAGCTCAATTAATTTCAATTATCATGAGAAAAAATGGAGGAACAAACTTTAAAATTCATCCTCCAATTTATTTAATTTCTTCTAATTAA
- the hflC gene encoding protease modulator HflC produces the protein MKKIISIIILIVAIFFLFSSFYIVNQTQQAVVLRFGQIQKIKSNPGLGFKTPFVDNVVKFEKRIMLYDIKPEKVITSDKKTIVVDTYALWKITDAKKFMESMNSVSRALTRIDDVVYSHVRDIIAKYNFTQILSIKRKEILNEITSRSRNSLKDFGIYVQDVRVKRTDLPPENTQSVYNRMKAERYSIAELIRAEGQREAQKTRAEADKQVKIILSDAQKKSEIIKGTADASVITILANAFEEDKDFFELTKITDMYKNSFKDSILVIPQDSPILKYFKEVNK, from the coding sequence ATGAAAAAAATAATATCTATAATAATATTAATTGTTGCGATTTTCTTTTTGTTTTCTTCTTTTTATATAGTTAATCAAACGCAACAAGCAGTAGTATTACGTTTTGGTCAAATACAAAAAATAAAAAGTAATCCTGGACTTGGATTTAAGACACCCTTTGTAGATAATGTAGTAAAGTTTGAAAAAAGAATAATGCTTTATGATATAAAACCAGAAAAAGTAATTACATCAGATAAAAAAACTATAGTAGTTGATACTTATGCTCTTTGGAAAATTACTGATGCTAAAAAATTCATGGAAAGTATGAATAGTGTTTCAAGAGCATTAACAAGAATTGATGATGTTGTTTACTCTCATGTTAGAGATATAATTGCAAAATACAACTTTACACAGATATTATCTATAAAGAGAAAAGAAATTTTAAATGAGATAACTAGTAGATCAAGAAACAGTTTAAAGGATTTTGGAATATACGTTCAAGATGTTAGAGTAAAAAGAACAGATCTACCTCCTGAAAACACACAATCGGTTTACAATAGAATGAAAGCAGAAAGATATTCAATAGCAGAATTAATAAGAGCAGAGGGGCAAAGAGAAGCTCAAAAAACAAGAGCAGAAGCAGATAAACAAGTCAAAATAATACTTTCAGATGCTCAAAAAAAGTCTGAAATAATAAAAGGTACAGCTGATGCAAGTGTAATTACAATTTTAGCAAATGCTTTTGAAGAAGACAAGGATTTTTTTGAATTAACCAAAATAACAGACATGTATAAAAATTCTTTTAAAGATAGTATACTTGTAATTCCTCAAGATTCCCCAATTTTAAAGTATTTTAAAGAGGTTAATAAATGA
- a CDS encoding ABC transporter permease: MLKYILRRLLFSIPVLIGASFIAFLIIALAPGDFLDQQRMNPTIKQEKIHQLEKEYGLDKNVFIRYGLWIKNVLKGNWGYSFSYKMPVWNILGGRLEATLLLSITTFIFSWGIGIPLGIYSALHQYTVSDQFLTVFGFIGISIPTFFFSLLWLFMSAKTHWFPVGGMISNSFDNLPWWKQIGDYFWHVIGPMVTLGYASLASTMRIMRGQLLDEMNKEYVQFVEAKGMPRKTKIYKHALRNAINPIVTALGYTLAGLLGGSLITENIFGWPGMGSLMLQALNMQDQFLVMANLMLSAFLLIIGNLVADILLAAVDPRVRFRLS; the protein is encoded by the coding sequence TTGTTAAAGTACATCTTGAGAAGATTACTCTTTTCAATACCTGTTTTAATTGGTGCTTCTTTCATTGCATTTTTAATAATTGCTTTGGCACCTGGGGATTTCTTGGATCAACAAAGAATGAATCCTACTATTAAGCAAGAAAAGATTCATCAACTTGAAAAAGAGTATGGTTTAGACAAAAACGTCTTTATAAGGTATGGTCTTTGGATAAAGAATGTTCTTAAGGGAAACTGGGGTTATTCTTTCTCTTATAAAATGCCTGTATGGAATATTTTAGGTGGAAGACTTGAAGCTACTCTTTTATTAAGTATTACAACATTTATTTTTTCCTGGGGGATTGGAATCCCACTGGGGATATACTCAGCACTGCATCAATACACAGTGTCTGATCAATTTTTAACAGTATTTGGATTTATTGGAATTTCTATTCCTACGTTCTTTTTTTCATTGTTATGGCTTTTTATGTCAGCAAAGACACATTGGTTCCCTGTTGGTGGAATGATTTCAAATTCATTTGATAATCTTCCATGGTGGAAACAAATAGGAGATTATTTTTGGCATGTAATAGGACCAATGGTTACTTTGGGTTATGCTTCTCTTGCCAGTACAATGAGAATTATGAGAGGTCAATTATTAGATGAAATGAATAAAGAATATGTTCAATTTGTAGAAGCAAAGGGTATGCCAAGAAAAACAAAAATATATAAACATGCTTTAAGAAATGCCATTAATCCTATTGTTACTGCATTAGGGTATACACTTGCTGGATTACTTGGTGGTTCTTTAATTACAGAAAATATCTTTGGATGGCCTGGAATGGGTTCATTAATGTTACAAGCTTTAAATATGCAAGATCAATTTTTAGTTATGGCTAATCTTATGTTGAGTGCATTTTTACTTATAATTGGTAATTTAGTAGCAGATATTTTACTTGCTGCTGTTGATCCAAGAGTAAGATTTAGACTTTCTTAA
- the hflK gene encoding FtsH protease activity modulator HflK: MSEFEVFDSESPKKSNKKTKLFLWITIVVVILLYISTGIFQVGPSKVALIQTFGKYSYSKGPGIGLHLPFPFQTHIIYDIRSLKKREIGFRTTFYNGKTDYIDVPGESNMITGDENILSIQAAVQYRISDPVKLYFNLIKYDDLVKLTTESVLRERVALSKIDAVLTTERDKIAMETAEEVQKILNSYNAGINIENVYLQDVAPPKDVVEAFVDVNNAKQDKEKLINESQKYANDVIPRSQGQAEQILKDAEGYAYEKVALATGEAARFKSILKEYEISKEITKKRLILDAIDAMIKNSKLKIVSESGNTLKLLNLDTVLKEATK, translated from the coding sequence GTGTCTGAGTTTGAGGTTTTTGATTCAGAATCACCAAAAAAGAGTAACAAAAAAACAAAATTATTTTTATGGATTACAATTGTTGTTGTTATTTTATTGTATATTTCAACAGGAATTTTTCAAGTTGGACCATCTAAAGTGGCTTTAATCCAAACATTTGGAAAATACTCTTATTCAAAAGGTCCTGGTATTGGTCTCCATCTACCTTTTCCTTTTCAAACTCATATAATCTATGATATTAGATCATTAAAAAAGAGAGAAATTGGTTTTAGAACTACTTTTTATAATGGTAAAACAGACTATATTGATGTTCCAGGTGAATCAAATATGATTACAGGAGATGAAAATATTCTTTCAATTCAAGCTGCTGTACAGTATAGAATAAGTGATCCAGTAAAGTTATACTTTAATTTAATTAAATATGATGACTTAGTTAAATTGACAACAGAAAGTGTTTTAAGAGAAAGAGTTGCTCTTTCTAAAATAGATGCTGTTTTAACTACTGAAAGGGATAAAATCGCCATGGAAACAGCTGAAGAAGTTCAAAAGATTTTAAATTCATACAATGCAGGAATAAATATAGAAAATGTTTACTTACAAGACGTGGCACCACCTAAAGATGTTGTAGAAGCTTTTGTTGATGTAAACAATGCAAAGCAAGATAAAGAAAAGCTAATAAATGAATCACAAAAGTATGCAAATGATGTTATACCACGTTCTCAAGGACAGGCAGAACAAATTTTAAAAGATGCAGAAGGTTATGCTTATGAAAAGGTAGCTCTTGCTACAGGTGAAGCAGCAAGGTTCAAATCTATTTTAAAAGAGTATGAAATTTCAAAAGAAATAACAAAAAAACGTTTGATTTTAGATGCAATAGATGCAATGATAAAAAATTCTAAATTAAAGATAGTATCAGAATCAGGAAATACATTAAAGCTTCTCAATCTTGATACTGTATTAAAGGAGGCAACAAAATGA
- a CDS encoding ABC transporter substrate-binding protein, producing the protein MKKFLILLISVFIIISIFVFLPKKKTIAVFNLFTNDLESYPREAIETAIKNGIGKNFKIVYIPYDSVEREEVRSIFKTSLNKYKFKYFIHATSSTIFSYIDDIVKEKKIFGIGSTVTSPKVIGKNPYFYSISISDDLQSKLIAKEISKSSTSVLIIKSDKNSVYINTYINLFLKNFNGKYEITNYQNINLNNKINAVLLLLEPKNAALAVQKIKNIYPNALIYGSDYIDNEQFREYGGSSIKGTKIFLLYNRDYAKKTIKDNKYLNTSFINTYDSYSFLTYLINKYHSPENISKNIRGETFTGLGGKFKINKQGFTEREPSFLIIK; encoded by the coding sequence ATGAAAAAATTCTTGATTTTACTAATTAGTGTTTTTATTATTATTTCCATTTTTGTTTTTCTTCCTAAAAAGAAAACTATAGCAGTTTTTAATTTATTTACAAATGATTTAGAAAGTTATCCAAGAGAAGCTATAGAAACAGCTATAAAAAATGGAATAGGAAAAAACTTTAAAATAGTTTATATACCATATGACTCAGTTGAAAGAGAAGAAGTTAGAAGTATTTTTAAAACTTCTTTAAATAAATACAAATTTAAGTATTTTATTCATGCTACCAGCAGTACAATTTTTTCTTACATTGATGACATTGTTAAAGAAAAGAAAATATTTGGAATAGGATCTACAGTTACTTCACCAAAAGTAATTGGTAAAAATCCTTACTTTTATAGTATAAGCATTAGTGATGACTTGCAATCAAAACTTATAGCTAAAGAAATAAGCAAAAGTAGTACCTCAGTATTAATAATTAAAAGTGACAAAAATTCTGTTTATATAAATACATATATAAATTTATTTTTAAAAAATTTTAATGGAAAATACGAAATAACAAATTATCAAAATATTAATTTAAATAATAAAATCAATGCAGTTTTATTGCTTTTGGAACCCAAAAATGCCGCTTTAGCTGTACAAAAAATAAAAAATATTTATCCAAATGCTTTAATATATGGAAGTGATTATATTGATAATGAACAATTTAGAGAATACGGCGGTTCTTCAATAAAAGGTACAAAAATATTTTTATTATACAATCGTGATTATGCAAAAAAAACTATCAAAGATAATAAATATCTCAATACTTCCTTCATAAATACGTATGATTCTTATTCTTTTTTAACTTATCTTATAAATAAGTATCATTCTCCAGAAAATATTTCAAAAAATATTAGAGGAGAAACCTTTACAGGACTTGGTGGAAAGTTTAAAATAAATAAACAAGGCTTTACTGAAAGAGAACCATCATTTTTAATTATTAAATAA
- a CDS encoding ABC transporter ATP-binding protein, with amino-acid sequence MLNEPVLVVKDLKTYFDIAEGTVKAVNGVSFVLHKNEALGVVGETGSGKSVTMKSIMGMIKKPGYIVDGSQILFNTNEFSHDGSMEQVNLAKLSQKAFTRIRGKHIGMVFQDPMASLNPMYTVADQMIETIVYHQDVTPEEARKIAIELLKKVGLPNPEQRIDDYPFQFSGGQRQRIIIAIGLSCNPEVLVADEPTTALDVTIQAQILELMKDLQKEYQTGMIYITHDLSVVAEIADKVMVMYGGNQMELADVNTIFDRPMHPYTHALLSCIPRHDAKNEELNPIPGQPPIMLNPPALCPFLPRCPRATERCKKEWPELTEIEENHFIRCFNPVITKKTEDDK; translated from the coding sequence ATGTTGAATGAACCAGTATTGGTTGTTAAAGACCTTAAAACGTACTTTGATATAGCAGAAGGAACTGTTAAGGCTGTTAATGGTGTTTCTTTTGTTCTACACAAAAACGAAGCATTGGGTGTTGTTGGTGAAACTGGATCTGGAAAAAGTGTTACTATGAAATCAATAATGGGTATGATTAAAAAACCTGGTTACATAGTAGATGGAAGTCAGATTCTTTTTAACACTAATGAATTTTCACACGATGGAAGTATGGAACAAGTAAATTTAGCTAAATTAAGTCAAAAAGCTTTTACAAGAATCAGAGGAAAACATATTGGAATGGTTTTCCAAGATCCAATGGCTTCTTTGAATCCAATGTATACAGTTGCTGATCAAATGATTGAAACAATCGTTTATCATCAAGATGTTACTCCAGAAGAAGCAAGGAAAATAGCTATTGAACTATTAAAAAAAGTTGGTTTACCTAATCCAGAACAAAGAATTGACGACTACCCATTTCAATTTTCTGGTGGTCAAAGGCAAAGAATTATAATTGCTATAGGGCTTTCGTGTAACCCTGAAGTTTTAGTTGCAGATGAACCTACAACTGCTTTAGATGTTACAATTCAAGCTCAGATTTTAGAATTAATGAAAGACTTGCAAAAAGAATATCAAACTGGTATGATATATATAACGCATGATCTTTCTGTTGTTGCAGAAATTGCTGATAAAGTTATGGTAATGTACGGTGGAAATCAAATGGAACTTGCTGATGTTAATACAATCTTTGATAGACCTATGCATCCATATACTCATGCTTTGCTTTCTTGTATTCCAAGGCATGATGCAAAAAATGAAGAATTAAATCCTATTCCAGGACAACCACCTATAATGTTAAATCCTCCTGCTCTTTGTCCATTTTTACCAAGATGTCCAAGAGCAACCGAAAGATGTAAAAAAGAATGGCCGGAATTAACAGAAATAGAAGAAAATCATTTTATAAGATGTTTTAATCCGGTTATAACGAAAAAAACGGAGGATGATAAATAA
- a CDS encoding ABC transporter ATP-binding protein: protein MMLLRVDNLKKYFPMKHGFIIERTVGYVKAVDGVSFSIDSGETYGLVGESGCGKTTIGKTIIRLHDPTFGKIYLEDKETAHYFMKHNEAKSFLKTEYVEVAKDLKKKYKTNALDQIPEYQRKYFKKIYDEGEDAFYNEMMHNLHEKRAYFRKNVGMVFQDPTSSLNPRMTVGQTLIEPMLFHKVVTSKQKAKNIAMDLLEKVGLKRYHVDRYPHQFSGGQRQRIAIARAIVLKPKLIILDEPTSALDVSVQAQIIALLKDLQKELNAGFVFISHDLGVVRFISSYVGVMYLGRMAEFGNSDEIFDNPKHPYSEALLNSAPIPDPHKRRDRKQFIIKGQIPSPINRPSGCFFSPRCKYVKAECKKSFPNYYDVGENHKVGCFLYK from the coding sequence ATAATGTTGCTCAGAGTTGACAATTTAAAAAAATACTTTCCAATGAAACATGGATTTATCATAGAAAGAACTGTAGGATATGTAAAGGCTGTTGATGGAGTTTCTTTTTCAATTGATTCAGGAGAAACATATGGACTAGTTGGTGAATCTGGATGTGGAAAGACTACAATTGGAAAAACTATTATAAGACTTCATGATCCAACATTTGGTAAGATTTATTTAGAAGATAAAGAAACAGCTCATTACTTTATGAAACATAATGAAGCTAAATCATTTTTAAAAACAGAATATGTTGAAGTTGCAAAAGATTTAAAGAAAAAATATAAGACTAATGCTCTTGATCAAATACCAGAATACCAAAGAAAGTACTTTAAAAAAATATACGATGAAGGTGAAGATGCATTCTATAATGAAATGATGCATAATTTGCATGAAAAAAGAGCTTACTTTAGAAAGAATGTTGGTATGGTTTTCCAAGATCCTACCTCATCATTAAATCCAAGAATGACCGTTGGTCAAACTTTAATAGAACCTATGTTGTTTCATAAAGTTGTTACTAGTAAGCAAAAAGCTAAAAATATTGCAATGGACTTACTTGAAAAAGTTGGTTTAAAAAGATATCATGTAGATAGATATCCTCACCAATTTTCTGGTGGTCAAAGACAAAGAATTGCAATTGCAAGAGCAATAGTGTTAAAACCAAAATTAATAATATTGGATGAACCAACATCAGCACTTGACGTTTCGGTTCAAGCACAAATTATTGCTTTATTAAAAGATTTACAAAAAGAATTGAATGCTGGATTTGTATTTATTTCTCATGATTTGGGTGTTGTTAGATTTATTTCTTCTTATGTTGGTGTAATGTATTTGGGAAGAATGGCTGAATTTGGAAATTCAGATGAAATATTTGATAATCCAAAGCATCCTTATTCAGAAGCATTATTAAACTCTGCTCCAATTCCAGATCCACATAAAAGAAGAGATAGAAAACAATTTATAATAAAGGGTCAAATTCCATCTCCAATAAATAGACCAAGTGGCTGTTTCTTTAGTCCAAGATGTAAGTATGTAAAGGCTGAATGTAAAAAATCATTCCCAAATTACTATGATGTTGGAGAAAATCACAAAGTAGGATGTTTCTTATATAAGTGA
- a CDS encoding AAA family ATPase — MKDQKPLYEILRPKNLNEIFGNNKLKTLLKNWIKNEVVKSFILYGDPGCGKTSIINAFLNEVSNYYDLYKISGAMEGSKTLKNIIKSEKTLFSKPKILFVDEIHRLNKAEQDVLLLSVEKGEIILLGSTTENPAISINPALLSRVLTFKIEQLNKTDFQSLFEKIENYYNIKINNEIRNVLYNYSYDIRRIINIIEAVFESGIKDITIDSLTPFIDKINSYNTNDKYSYISAYIKSIRGSDPDAAILYLAYMLESGEDPIYIARRMVISASEDIGLSDPNALNIAISALNAVEKIGYPECYYALAQATIYLSVTSKSNSVGIAYNKAKKIIKEKNIKIPKHLINSINKNHKKQGFGIGYKYPHDFNGFVKQNYMPIGLENYVFYNPQKNAVEKKIEEKLKKLWENKKKYD, encoded by the coding sequence ATGAAAGATCAAAAACCTCTTTATGAAATTCTAAGACCAAAAAATTTAAATGAAATTTTTGGAAATAACAAATTAAAAACTCTTTTAAAAAATTGGATAAAAAATGAAGTTGTAAAATCTTTTATACTATACGGAGATCCTGGTTGTGGTAAAACATCAATTATAAATGCTTTTTTAAATGAAGTATCTAATTATTACGATTTATACAAAATTTCAGGAGCTATGGAAGGTTCTAAAACTTTAAAAAATATTATAAAAAGTGAAAAAACTTTATTTTCAAAACCTAAAATACTTTTTGTAGATGAAATTCATAGACTGAATAAAGCAGAACAAGATGTATTGTTGTTGAGTGTAGAAAAAGGAGAAATAATTTTATTGGGTTCTACTACAGAAAATCCTGCAATAAGTATAAATCCAGCTCTTTTATCTAGAGTTTTAACTTTTAAAATTGAACAATTAAATAAAACTGACTTTCAATCTTTATTTGAAAAAATTGAAAATTACTATAATATAAAAATAAATAATGAAATAAGGAACGTACTATATAATTATTCATATGATATTAGAAGAATAATAAACATAATAGAAGCTGTTTTTGAAAGTGGCATTAAAGATATAACTATTGATTCTTTAACTCCATTTATTGATAAAATTAATTCATATAACACAAATGATAAGTATTCATATATTTCTGCTTATATAAAAAGTATAAGAGGAAGCGATCCAGATGCCGCTATTTTATATCTTGCTTATATGTTAGAAAGCGGTGAAGATCCAATTTATATAGCAAGAAGAATGGTAATATCGGCTTCTGAAGACATTGGACTTTCAGATCCAAATGCTCTTAATATAGCTATTTCTGCATTAAATGCCGTTGAAAAAATAGGATATCCTGAGTGTTATTATGCTTTAGCTCAAGCTACAATTTATTTAAGCGTTACATCTAAATCCAATAGCGTTGGAATTGCTTACAATAAAGCAAAAAAAATAATTAAAGAAAAAAATATTAAAATTCCAAAACATCTAATTAACTCTATTAATAAAAATCATAAAAAACAAGGTTTTGGAATTGGTTATAAGTATCCACATGATTTTAATGGTTTTGTAAAACAAAACTATATGCCAATAGGCTTAGAAAACTATGTTTTTTATAATCCACAAAAAAATGCTGTTGAAAAAAAGATAGAAGAAAAATTAAAAAAATTGTGGGAAAATAAAAAAAAATATGACTAA